The sequence below is a genomic window from Campylobacter concisus.
TAAGGCCTGAAATTTTAGGTCTTATCATCGGAGGCTTTCTAGCAAGTATGCTTTGGAGTAGAAATTTCACTCCAGTATCAGGCAGTGCGGCATTTTCTAGATTTTTCTTAGGCGTGTTTGCTATGATTGGTTGCCTTATCTTTTTGGGCTGCCCATGGAGAGCATTTTTACGTCTTGGCGGAGGAGATATGACCGCTATTGCTGGTCTTGTCGGTCTATTTGCTGGCGTTTTTGTTGGACGATTTTTCAAGAAAAATGGTTACGTCATACCTGAAAATGATGCCACTACAAAACCAGTTGCGTTTTTGCCATTAATCATTGCTATTTTGCTTTTAATAGCCCTTGTCTTTGGTTTAAAGCTTGGCGACAATGGTGCTTTATTTAGCTCAGAAAAAGGTCCAGGCTCACAGCACGCAAATATCTTTATCTCACTTATTTGCGCCATTGTTATTGGCATTTTTATGCAAAGAAGCAAATTTTGCTCGGTTGGTGCGATTAGCAAAGTTTTTGAGCGTGATCTTTCAATGTTTTATGGCATTGTATCTATCATCGTTTTTGCAAGTATCACAAATTTAGCTCTTGGGCAATATAAATTTGGCTTTGAAGCTCAACCTATCGCTCACAATGACGTCCTTTGGAATTTCCTTGGCATGAGCTTGGCTGGTCTTTGCTTTAGCCTAAGTTATGGCTGCCCAGGCAAACATTTAGTGCAAATGGGAGCTGGAAATTTAAGCTCAGCTGTATTTGTCTTAGGCATGGGAGCAGGCGCTGCGATAAGCCATAACTTCATACTTGCAAGCTCTGGAGCTGGCATCACTCCTTACGCTCCATATGCCGTAGCGATCGGCTTTATCTATGCTATTTATGTTGGAGTTTTTACTAAAAAAGCATAATATAAATTTGGCTGCTTTTGCAGTCAAATTTACTCACTCCTTATATTTATAATTTCATCAAAAAGTTCAAAAAGCTCGCGTTGATGTGTGATCATCATCACGCCAAGTTCCTTAAAATCGCTCTTTAAATTTTTCAAAATTTCAGCTGCTGAAGCATTATCAAGTGCTGAGGTTGCCTCGTCTAAGAATAGAAATTTAGGCTTTGCAAGATAGACTCTGGCAAAATTTAGCCTCTGAGCCTCGCCTCCACTCATAATCTTAGGATAGTCTAAAATTTCATCTAAATTTTTAAATTTGCTAAGGCCAACTCTGGCTAAAATTTTATAAATTTCACTATCATTTTGCTCATTCTTGTTCGGATAGGAGATGAGTTCTTTTAGGCTAGATCTAACCAAATATGGCTTTTGGGATAAGATTTGTTGCTTTTAGGTAGCTTATGCTAAAGCTAAAATGTATATTTATGGGAGTTAAAATTGAAAAAAGTTTAATTCTATTGAGAGGATTTAGCCGCCAAATGACGGCTAAGAGAAGTTATCTTAAAATTTGAATCTTTGCTTTTGCGCGGAGTTTGTCAAAATAATCAGCCATAAGTTTTTCTTGCTCACCTTGATAAAGCTCGTTTATAACATTATCCTTAACGTCTGCAAAGCTTGGTGTGTATGAGCCGATCTTCTCTTTTACTAAAAACATATCAAAGCTGTCAGGCCCTTGCAAAGGCTGTGTGTAGTCACCGTTATTTGTGCTTGAGATGATCGCAGCAAGCCTTGGATCTATGCTTTGATAGTCCAAACTAACCTCTTGTGTTTGCACGCCGTCTAGTAGCTTCGGACTTGTCTTTTGAGCCTCAAGTAGCTCAGGATCTTTTGCTCTATAAACTACGACTCTAGCGGTGCTAAAGACCTTAAATTTATCAGGATTAGCATCAAAATACATCTTTGCTTTTTGCTCATTTACATTTTTACCAGCTTCAGCCAAGATGCTTTTATAAAGCTTTTCTTGAAGCATCTTTTTTTCTATGTTGTTTTTAAACTCCAAAAAGTCCATGCCTTGAGCTTGGATAGAGCTTCTAAACTGCGAATTTGTCATGCCATTTTGCTTTGCGATCGATTCGATTCTATCGTTTAGCTCAAATGGCGTTACACTAATGTTTAAATTTTTTATCTGAGCATCTTCGAGCCTATCTCTTATGAGTAAATTTAAAGCATCTTGTTCGCTAGCTCTTAGCTGTTCTTTCAAGCTATAAACTTCATAAAGCGTGATTGGTTCGTTCTCTACAATAGCTGCGATACCGTTTATCATCTGAGCCGAATATAAATTTAAAGCACTTAGCATGCCAGCAGCCAAAAAGAGCAATTTTTTCATAATAAAACCTTTATTTAAGTATTTAGTAAATATAATTTTGGGCAATTATAACATAAAAATAAGGCACAAAATGATAGTTACTAGATTTGCTCCGTCGCCTACTGGATATCTACATATAGGCGGACTTAGGACAGCCCTTTATAATTATTTATACGCAAGAGCTAATAATGGAAAATTTTTACTTCGCATCGAAGATACTGATTTAAAACGAAACTCAGAAGAGGCCACGCAAGCCATAAAAGAAGCGTTTGCTTGGTGCAAGCTAGATCACGACGGCGAAGTGACATATCAATCAAAAAGATTTGATCTTTACAAAGAGTATGTTAAAAAACTACTTGAAGAAGGCAAAGCATATAAATGCTATATGAGCAAGGACGAGCTTGAAGAGCTTAGAGCTAGCCAGGAGGCAAGAAAAGAGCGTCCAAAATATGATAATAGATATAGAGATTTTACTGGCACTCCTCCAGCTGGTATCGAGCCAGTCATCCGTATAAAAGCTCCATTAAGTGGCGAAATCGTCATACATGATGGCATAAAAGGTGAGGTTAAATTTAAGGTTGAAGACATATTAGATGACTTCATCATCGCAAGAAGCGACGGTACACCAACTTATAACTTCACGGTTGTGATAGATGACGCACTAATGGGTGTAACAGACGTCATCCGCGGCGATGATCACCTCTCAAATACCCCAAAACAGATCGTTCTTTACGAGGCACTTGGCTTTAAGATTCCAAAATTTTATCACGTCGCTATGATAAACGGCGAGGATGGCAAAAAGCTTAGCAAAAGACACGGCGCAACTGACGTTATGGAGTATAAAAAGATGGGCTACTTGCCTGAAGCGCTCTTAAATTTCCTTGTTCGTCTTGGCTGGAGCCACGGTGATGATGAGATTTTTACTATCGAGGATATGCTTAAATACTTCAATCCAAACGATATCAACAAAAGCTCAAGCACTTATAATGCTCAAAAGCTTGACTGGCTAAATTCTCACTACATTAAGACCCTGCCTTATGAGAGACTAGCTCACGATATGCTTGAGTTTGGCGTGGATTTTAAAGCTTTGGTAAAGGGCGAGCTACTACTAAATTCTCTCCGCGAGAGATCAAAGACACTAATCGAAATGGCAAATAGCGCAAACACGATCATCAACGCTCCAAAAAGCTACGATGAGAAAGCCTGGGCTAAATTTATAAATGAAAATAGTAAAGAAATTTTGGCTAAATTTGCTCAAATTTTAGATCGTGACCTTGACGCAAAGGGCTACGAGGAGCTAACAAATAAATTTTTAGAGCAAAATGGCTTAAAGCTAAAAGACCTAGCTCAGGCTCTAAGAATAGCGCTAACTGGCTCAAGCGTGAGCCCAAGCATCTTTGAAGTGCTTGAAGTAGTGGGCAGTAGCGAGACGAAAAATAGAATACAAAATTTATTAAAGGAAGAGAAATGACACATGTAACTAAAGAAGAAGCACTAAACTACCACATAGGCGGTAAGATCGAGATAAAGGTAAAGACGCCTTGCGAGACGTCAAGAGACCTTTCAATGGCCTATACACCAGGTGTTGCAGAGCCTTGCAAAGAGATAGAAGCTGACAATGAACTAGCTTATAAATATACAAATAAAGCAAATCTAGTAGCCGTTATCACCGATGGTACGGCTGTCCTTGGGCTTGGCGACATCGGTGCGATCGCTGGCAAGCCAGTTATGGAAGGAAAGTCAGTTTTATTTAAAAAATTTGCAAACGTAGATGCCTTTGACATCGAGCTAGACGAGCATGATCCAGATAAGATCGTTGAGATTTGCAAGGCCCTTGCTCCGACATTTGGTGGTATAAATTTAGAAGACATCCGTGCTCCAAAGTGCTTTGAGATCGAGAGAAAGCTTCAAGAAGCAGTTGATATCCCTGTAATGCACGACGATCAGCACGGCACGGCGATGATAACAAGTGCTGGCATGATAAATGCGATGGAAATTTCTGGCAAAGATATATCTAAGATAAAAATCGTAGTTAGCGGCGCAGGCGCAGCTGGCATTGCGTGCGCGAAGATGTATAAAGCGCTTGGTGCAAAACACATCGTTATGATAGATAGCAAAGGCGTAATTCATTCAAAAAGAACAGACCTAACACCTGAAAAGGTAGAGTTCGCGCTTGAAACTGAGGATAGAACTCTAGCTGATGCGATGAGGGGTGCTGATATGTTTTTAGGTCTTTCTAAGCCTGGTGTTCTTACAAAAGAGATGGTTGCTTCAATGAACAAAGAGCCTATCATCTTTGCTTTGGCAAACCCAGTGCCTGAAATTTATCCAGAGGATGTTGAGGCTGTAAGAAGTGACGTTATGATGGGTACAGGCAGAAGCGACTATCCTAACCAAGTAAATAACGTTTTAGGCTTTCCATTCATCTTTAGAGGTGCGCTTGACGTTAGAGCTAAAAAGATCACTGAAAATATGAAAATGGCTGCGGCTAGAGCGCTTGCACAGCTTGCAAAAGAGCCAGTACCAGCTGAAGTTTTAAAAGCAAGTGGCGTTAGCGAGCTAAAATTTGGCAAAGAGTATATCATCCCAAAACCATTTGACAAGCGCGTATTAACAGCAGTCGCTCCAGCAGTTGCAAAAGCTGCGGTTGAAGATGGCGTGGCGAGAGTAAAAGATTTTGATGTTGAGGCTTACAAAGCCAAGCTTGCAAAAGGATTTTAAAATTTAGCCCAAATTTTGGGCTAAACTCTTTTTGGCATTTTGTAAAGATAAACCTTGTAAAAACAGTAAATTTAAGGATAAAAAATGCAAAACGTTAAACTCATCTCGCACCCACTGATCGAGCATAAATTAACTATTTTACGTGATAAAAACACCCAACCTTTTCAGTTTCGTATGCTAGTTGATGAGATCAGTTATCTTATGATCTTTGAGGCGACTAGAAATTTAAAGGTAAAAGATGTCAAAGTCCAAACTCCAGTTGCGGTGGCAGATGCAAAGAGGCTTACTACAAAAGTGATGATATGCCCCATCTTAAGGGCTGCTCTTGGTATGCTTGATAGCGTTTTTACTATCATTCCAGATGCGAGTGTGGGCTTTTTGGGCTTTCAGCGAAACGAAGAGACAGCACAAGCTGAGTTTTTCTACGCGAAGCTTCCAAAAGACGCAAAAGAACGCATGGCGATCATCATCGATCCTATGTTTGCAACTGGTGGCACGGCGATAGATGCGGTCAAATTCTTACGTGAAAAGGGCGTTAAGGAGATCAAATTTATCTCTATCATCGCTGCTCCTGAGGGGCTAAAGAGATTTAGCGAAATTTACCCAGACGTCGAGGTCTATACAGCTTCGATTGATGAGAAGCTAAATGAGAAAAACTATATCGTTCCAGGTCTTGGTGATGCTGGTGATAGAGTTTTTAACACGCTTTAAGGGCAAAATTTGAATAAAAGACTTTTGCCAGCCTTAGTCGCCTTTATCATTGCTATTATTGTTGGCACTTTTTTCTTTTCAAATAATGGTAGTGAAGCAAATAAAAATGCTCAAATTTTACTTGAGCAACTAAACAAAGAGGGACAAAAAAGCCAGAGCCTTGCAGAAAATGGCTCATACACTTCAAAAGATGAGGTCGCTCTTTATATCTATAAATTTAACAAGCTGCCAAAGAATTTCATAACCAAAAAAGAGGCACTTGAACTTGGCTGGGATGCAAAAAACGGAAATTTATGGCAGATAAGCGGCGGCAAAAGCATTGGCGGAGATAGATTTTCAAACAGAGAAAAGAGGCTGCCTGAGGCTGATGGCAGAAAGTGGTTTGAGTGCGATGTGAATTATAATGGCGGCAGGCGCGGCGCTGAGAGAATTTTATACTCAAACGACGGGCTTATTTACTACACGCCCGATCACTACGAGC
It includes:
- a CDS encoding ribonuclease domain-containing protein, which gives rise to MNKRLLPALVAFIIAIIVGTFFFSNNGSEANKNAQILLEQLNKEGQKSQSLAENGSYTSKDEVALYIYKFNKLPKNFITKKEALELGWDAKNGNLWQISGGKSIGGDRFSNREKRLPEADGRKWFECDVNYNGGRRGAERILYSNDGLIYYTPDHYEHFYLLYEKRMQ
- a CDS encoding ATP-binding cassette domain-containing protein, giving the protein MVRSSLKELISYPNKNEQNDSEIYKILARVGLSKFKNLDEILDYPKIMSGGEAQRLNFARVYLAKPKFLFLDEATSALDNASAAEILKNLKSDFKELGVMMITHQRELFELFDEIINIRSE
- the yedE gene encoding YedE family putative selenium transporter, which translates into the protein MNKTLLYIIAGASLGILGPVLVYFGNPANMGVCAACFLRDSVGALGFHQAKVVQYLRPEILGLIIGGFLASMLWSRNFTPVSGSAAFSRFFLGVFAMIGCLIFLGCPWRAFLRLGGGDMTAIAGLVGLFAGVFVGRFFKKNGYVIPENDATTKPVAFLPLIIAILLLIALVFGLKLGDNGALFSSEKGPGSQHANIFISLICAIVIGIFMQRSKFCSVGAISKVFERDLSMFYGIVSIIVFASITNLALGQYKFGFEAQPIAHNDVLWNFLGMSLAGLCFSLSYGCPGKHLVQMGAGNLSSAVFVLGMGAGAAISHNFILASSGAGITPYAPYAVAIGFIYAIYVGVFTKKA
- a CDS encoding malic enzyme-like NAD(P)-binding protein; this encodes MTHVTKEEALNYHIGGKIEIKVKTPCETSRDLSMAYTPGVAEPCKEIEADNELAYKYTNKANLVAVITDGTAVLGLGDIGAIAGKPVMEGKSVLFKKFANVDAFDIELDEHDPDKIVEICKALAPTFGGINLEDIRAPKCFEIERKLQEAVDIPVMHDDQHGTAMITSAGMINAMEISGKDISKIKIVVSGAGAAGIACAKMYKALGAKHIVMIDSKGVIHSKRTDLTPEKVEFALETEDRTLADAMRGADMFLGLSKPGVLTKEMVASMNKEPIIFALANPVPEIYPEDVEAVRSDVMMGTGRSDYPNQVNNVLGFPFIFRGALDVRAKKITENMKMAAARALAQLAKEPVPAEVLKASGVSELKFGKEYIIPKPFDKRVLTAVAPAVAKAAVEDGVARVKDFDVEAYKAKLAKGF
- a CDS encoding peptidylprolyl isomerase; the protein is MKKLLFLAAGMLSALNLYSAQMINGIAAIVENEPITLYEVYSLKEQLRASEQDALNLLIRDRLEDAQIKNLNISVTPFELNDRIESIAKQNGMTNSQFRSSIQAQGMDFLEFKNNIEKKMLQEKLYKSILAEAGKNVNEQKAKMYFDANPDKFKVFSTARVVVYRAKDPELLEAQKTSPKLLDGVQTQEVSLDYQSIDPRLAAIISSTNNGDYTQPLQGPDSFDMFLVKEKIGSYTPSFADVKDNVINELYQGEQEKLMADYFDKLRAKAKIQILR
- the upp gene encoding uracil phosphoribosyltransferase, with product MQNVKLISHPLIEHKLTILRDKNTQPFQFRMLVDEISYLMIFEATRNLKVKDVKVQTPVAVADAKRLTTKVMICPILRAALGMLDSVFTIIPDASVGFLGFQRNEETAQAEFFYAKLPKDAKERMAIIIDPMFATGGTAIDAVKFLREKGVKEIKFISIIAAPEGLKRFSEIYPDVEVYTASIDEKLNEKNYIVPGLGDAGDRVFNTL
- the gltX gene encoding glutamate--tRNA ligase; the encoded protein is MIVTRFAPSPTGYLHIGGLRTALYNYLYARANNGKFLLRIEDTDLKRNSEEATQAIKEAFAWCKLDHDGEVTYQSKRFDLYKEYVKKLLEEGKAYKCYMSKDELEELRASQEARKERPKYDNRYRDFTGTPPAGIEPVIRIKAPLSGEIVIHDGIKGEVKFKVEDILDDFIIARSDGTPTYNFTVVIDDALMGVTDVIRGDDHLSNTPKQIVLYEALGFKIPKFYHVAMINGEDGKKLSKRHGATDVMEYKKMGYLPEALLNFLVRLGWSHGDDEIFTIEDMLKYFNPNDINKSSSTYNAQKLDWLNSHYIKTLPYERLAHDMLEFGVDFKALVKGELLLNSLRERSKTLIEMANSANTIINAPKSYDEKAWAKFINENSKEILAKFAQILDRDLDAKGYEELTNKFLEQNGLKLKDLAQALRIALTGSSVSPSIFEVLEVVGSSETKNRIQNLLKEEK